One window from the genome of Amaranthus tricolor cultivar Red isolate AtriRed21 chromosome 9, ASM2621246v1, whole genome shotgun sequence encodes:
- the LOC130824306 gene encoding mitochondrial pyruvate carrier 4 — MATSKLQALWNHPAGPKTIHFWAPTFKWGISIANIADFAKPPEKLSYPQQIAVTATGVIWSRYSIVITPKNWNLFSVNVAMAGTGIYQLTRKIKHDYFKDAKPVAAQE; from the exons ATGGCGACTTCAAAGCTTCAAGCTTTATGGAATCATCCCGCCGGCCCTAAAACCA TTCATTTTTGGGCTCCTACTTTCAAATGGGGCATTAGTATAGCCAACATTGCCGACTTTGCTAAACCACCTGAGAAATTGTCTTATCCTCAGCAAATAG CGGTCACCGCTACTGGAGTCATTTGGTCTCGCTACAGTATTGTAATTACGCCT AAAAACTGGAATCTTTTCAGTGTGAACGTGGCTATGGCTGGAACTGGTATTTACCAACTCACTCGGAAGATTAA ACACGACTATTTCAAAGATGCAAAACCTGTTGCTGCACAAGAATGA
- the LOC130824305 gene encoding putative disease resistance protein RGA1: protein MKSGKPSEKVRRFFSRYNSLVVAYNMSREVKKIKKKLEAITNNYNQFGFSVDSQPIRERREETCSYVYANQIVGREDDLKKIVGLLMDSNYDQKNNVSFLTIVGIGGLGKTALAQLVYNDARVASSAVFALKMWTCVSDHDQEHLNVNGILRKILASTGENISMEGFSMDMVQCHLRAKLASNRFLLILDDVWCENRNQWQNLEEYLLGGQKGSWVIVTTRSHRTASIVRSDLTHKLEGLWEEKAWDLFEKTAFESDRVHSYDRLVKIGKHIVRGCAGVPLAIRVAGSLLYGQHISKWITFQEIGVCNFKESKNDIMPILKLSYDQLESPLKSCFTYSAIFPKNCEIEKEMLIGLWMAQGYIVCHDNDQGIKDVAEEYISILLQRCFFQDVKHDEYGGIVSFKIHDLMHDIAQTVAGKEICVSTNVTTVDGNVRHLACEVSDIKQASCCQARIRSFFGRGMSSVSSDGILKDLIENWKWLRVLTLNLLDSKSLPSSIGKLIHLRYLDLSENRELEVLPNSIVKLYNLQTLKLERCLSLKELPKNLSKLEKLSELNIKGCEELTSMNRGINKLTRLHTLTKFEVDGVSSSWKCWFDQFEELKDLNNLKGNLCINIRIPNNVTIVEKEGRRERGYLKNKEHLDYIFIELREKRVYDDEETIRLMEVMEEMQPHTNLKGLTLKKMRISSWMKENNLVTLLPNLIHLHLLDLEMDSSYKLTCLGKLPHLKCLILRGMKNLEYIIEDSSETSKESSLFPSLESIELNKLKELKEWRWRLGLMEPLCLSKLKTLEIIECPNLVAILQCPLLKDLILKDFNKTLQIITVLEDEKGKINSPKLVNIEVDHVAWLSLLAMPAVAFQCLTKLKIKNDQEVESLREIEVVFHHSSFSLKFLYIESCGKLRSIVGGGLEHLIALETLNISCCSNLKVNEGTPWQPPFHHSLRELTLYNLPQLIDVPSWIQFLTSLQTLRILRCQGIEILPDWMSKLTSLVKISIWKCSQLLRQRCQNLPLNPDIPSINPDIPSISFSYASAAVRDVGTFEALQYLNEVKDLFRDQREKYDLFLLILKKFKNSRMDVEGVIARIKILFEGHNDLIDGFNCFLPEGFEITVDDEAKPS, encoded by the exons ATGAAGAGTGGGAAACCGTCAGAAAAGGTTCGTCGCTTTTTTTCTCGTTACAATTCTCTTGTTGTTGCTTATAATATGTCTCGAGAGGTTAAGAAGATTAAGAAGAAGTTGGAGGCTATTACCAACAATTATAATCAGTTTGGGTTTAGTGTAGACTCTCAGCCTATTAGAGAGAGAAGGGAGGAGACTTGTTCTTATGTGTATGCGAATCAAATTGTTGGGAGGGAGgatgatttgaaaaaaattgtgGGGCTTTTGATGGATTCTAATTATGATCAAAAGAATAATGTTTCTTTTCTTACTATTGTGGGGATTGGTGGGTTGGGAAAAACTGCTTTGGCTCAACTTGTATATAATGATGCAAGAGTTGCATCCTCTGCTGTATTTGCATTGAAGATGTGGACTTGTGTATCTGATCATGATCAAGAACACTTGAATGTTAATGGGATTCTTCGTAAGATTCTGGCTTCAACTGGTGAAAACATATCAATGGAGGGATTCTCTATGGATATGGTGCAATGCCATCTTCGAGCAAAACTAGCAAGCAACAGATTCTTGCTCATTTTAGATGATGTTTGGTGTGAGAATCGCAACCAGTGGCAAAACTTGGAAGAGTACTTATTGGGTGGTCAGAAAGGGAGTTGGGTAATAGTCACAACACGTTCGCATAGGACGGCAAGTATTGTACGTAGTGATTTAACGCATAAATTAGAAGGCTTGTGGGAAGAGAAGGCGTGGGATTTGTTTGAAAAGACCGCGTTTGAATCGGACCGTGTACACTCGTATGATAGGTTGGTCAAGATCgggaaacacattgttcgaggATGTGCTGGGGTTCCCCTTGCTATTAGAGTGGCAGGAAGTCTGTTGTATGGTCAACATATAAGTAAGTGGATAACATTTCAGGAGATTGGAGTATGCAATTTTAAAGAAAGCAAAAATGATATCATGCCTATATTGAAACTAAGTTATGATCAACTTGAGTCTCCACTCAAGAGTTGTTTCACTTATTCTGCAATATTTCCCAAGAATTGCGAGATAGAAAAGGAGATGTTGATAGGCCTTTGGATGGCACAAGGTTACATTGTTTGTCATGATAATGATCAGGGGATCAAAGATGTTGCAGAAGAATACATTTCCATTTTGCTGCAAAGATGTTTTTTCCAAGATGTAAAACACGATGAGTATGGTGGTATTGTCTCGTTCAAAATACACGATCTCATGCATGACATTGCTCAAACAGTCGCGGGAAAAGAGATTTGTGTGTCTACGAATGTTACTACCGTGGATGGAAATGTTCGACATCTAGCTTGTGAAGTAAGTGACATCAAACAAGCCTCCTGTTGTCAGGCACGCATCCGATCATTTTTTGGTCGTGGAATGAGCTCAGTTAGCAGTGACGGCATTCTGAAGGATTTGATAGAAAATTGGAAGTGGCTGAGGGTACTGACCTTGAACTTGCTTGATAGCAAGAGCTTACCAAGCTCAATAGgcaaattgatacatttaagatACTTAGATCTCTCAGAAAACAGGGAGTTGGAAGTGCTTCCTAACTCAATTGTAAAGTTGTACAATCTACAAACTTTAAAATTAGAACGATGTTTAAGCTTAAAAGAGTTGCCAAAAAATTTGAGCAAGCTAGAAAAGTTGAGTGAATTGAACATAAAAGGATGTGAGGAGCTAACGTCAATGAATCGAGGCATTAACAAGCTAACTCGCCTTCACACACTAACAAAGTTTGAGGTGGATGGAGTAAGTTCGAGTTGGAAGTGTTGGTTTGATCAGTTTGAGGAACTAAAAGATCTTAACAACCTAAAAGGGAACCTTTGCATCAATATAAGAATCCCCAATAATGTTACAATAGTGgagaaagaaggaagaagagaaagaggaTATTTGAAGAACAAGGAACATCtagattatatttttattgagttgaGGGAAAAACGAgtatatgatgatgaagaaacaaTAAGGCTGATGGAAGTGATGGAAGAGATGCAACCACATACTAATCTTAAAGGCTTAACGTTGAAAAAAATGAGAATATCAAGTTGGATGAAGGAGAATAACTTGGTGACCTTGCTCCCAAATCTCATTCATTTACATCTTCTAGATTTAGAAATGGATAGCTCATACAAGTTAACATGTTTGGGAAAACTTCCCCATCTAAAATGCCTTATTCTTCGTGGGATGAAGAATTTGGAGTACATAATTGAAGATAGCTCTGAAACTAGTAAAGAATCATCCTTGTTTCCATCTCTTGAATCAATTGAGTTAAATAAACTAAAAGAGCTGAAAGAATGGAGGTGGAGGTTAGGGTTGATGGAGCCCCTATGTCTTTCTAAATTGAAAACATTAGAGATAATTGAATGCCCAAATCTAGTTGCTATTTTGCAGTGTCCTTTATTAAAAGACCTAATTTTGAAGGACTTCAATAAGACACTACAAATAATAACAGTTTTGGAGGATGAGAAAGGAAAGATCAATTCCCCCAAATTAGTGAACATTGAAGTAGACCATGTGGCTTGGCTTAGTTTGTTGGCTATGCCTGCAGTTGCTTTTCAGTGTCTTACtaagttgaaaataaaaaatgatcaagAGGTGGAGTCATTGAGAGAAATTGAGGTGGTCTTTCACCACTCTTCTTTTTCCTTAAAATTCTTGTATATTGAAAGTTGTGGGAAGTTAAGGAGTATTGTGGGTGGAGGGTTGGAGCATCTCATTGCGTTGGAGACGTTAAATATCAGTTGTTGCTCAAATTTGAAGGTAAATGAAGGCACACCATGGCAACCACCTTTTCATCACTCGCTCCGGGAATTGACACTGTATAATCTCCCCCAGCTTATAGATGTTCCCAGTTGGATTCAATTTTTAACCTCCCTTCAAACCCTCCGAATTTTGAGATGTCAAGGAATAGAAATCTTGCCGGATTGGATGTCCAAACTCACTTCCCTTGTCAAGATTAGTATTTGGAAATGTTCACAACTCCTCAGACAAAGATGCCAAAATCTGCCCCTCAATCCAGATATCCCTTCCATTAATCCAGATATCCCTTCCATTAGTTTTAG CTACGCATCAGCCGCAGTGCGTGATGTAGGAACGTTTGAAGCCCTTCAATATCTTAATGAAGTGAAGGATTTGTTTCGGGATCAAAGGGAAAAGTATGACTTGTTCTTGTTGATCTTAAAAAAGTTTAAGAACAGTAG